ACCACGCTGGGAATTGCCAGTGCGGCGGCGGTGGCGGCGGTGGTTTCTGCCGGGATCAACGGCATGGACCTGAGCGAGGCATTGAACCTCGGCCAGCAGATCGCTCAGCAAGCCGAAAGCCATGGCCACTGGGTCGCTGGCGGACGTATCGCCTCGCGCATCAGTTGGGCGCGGAGCATCAGCGTCGACAGCGACAAGGCGCTGCTGGGGGACGTGCTGTACGACGTGATTGGCACTTCGGTGGCCTCGCAGGAATCGGTGGTGGTGTCGTTTGCGCTGGCTCAGCAAGTGGCTATCGGGGAGATGACGGCCTTCGAAGCGTTGTGCATGGCTGCCAGTCTGGGCGGTGACACCGACACCATCGCGGCGATTCTCGGTGCCATGCTTGGGGCCTGTCTGGGGCTTGAGAGTTGGCCGGTGGCGATGATCGAAAAGGTCAAAGCCGTTAATTCGTTGGAGTTGGAACCGTTGGTGCAAGGACTGCTGGCCTTGCGTTGAATGTACTGACGTCATCGCGGGCAAGCCCGCTCCCACAGGAATAGTACAAACCTTGAGATGCACGCCGTACCTGTGGGAGCGGGCTTGCCCGCGATAGGCGCGCCGCATATTTGAATTTTTCACCCGCAATGGAACGCACTGATATGGCAAGGACCGCCGGAACGTTATGTCGACTTCCGAAATTGCCCATAACCACAACAATGGCAACAGGAGTTTTTTTATGAGTTCATCGAACACCGGGCAAAGTGCCGGGCAATTGGAAACCCGTGGCATCGAGCCGGTGCCGGAAGGGGAGTGCAACGGTCACCCACTGCAACTGTTCTGGGTCTGGTTCGCGGCGAACATTTCCATCCTCGGCTTGCCGTTGGGCGCCACGCTGGTGGCCTTCCGCGGCCTGGCGATCTGGCAGGCGATCATCGTCGCCATCCTCGGCGCCGCCGGTTCGTTCGCGGTGGTCGGGATCATCTCCATTGCCGGTCGTCGTGGTCGCGCACCGAGCTTGACGCTGTCGCGAGCAATCTTTGGGGGGCGCGGCAATATCGGTCCGACACTGGTCTCGCTGATGTCGCGACTGGGTTGGGAAACCGTCAACACCACCACCGCCGCATTCGTCTTGCTGTCGCTGTGCTCGATTCTGTTCGGCTCGCCGGTGCAAGCCAAAAGCGCGCCGCTGCTGACCCTGGTGTTCATCGCGGTTTTTGTGCTGCTGACGTTGTCGGTGTCCGGCCTCGGTCACGCCACGTTGCTGGTGATCCAGCGATGGGCGACCTACGTGTTCGGTGCGTTGAACATCCTGGTCGGCGGTTTCCTCTGCGCGACTATCGACTGGAGCGCCGTGTTCAATGCGACGCCCGCGCCACTGAGCGCAATGATCATCGGCATCGGCACCATGGCCGCCGGCACCGGGATCGGTTGGGCCAACGCCGGTGCCGACATGTCGCGCTACCAGCACCGCAGTGTCAAAGCCGTGCGTCTGGTGGCGTCGGCGGCGTTCGGTGCGGGGATTCCGCTGGTACTGCTGATCACCCTCGGTGGTTTGCTGTCGGTGGGCAATAATGATCTGGCCTCGGCCACTGACCCGATCGTCGCGATCCGCGACATGCTGCCGACCTGGATGGCCGTGCCATACCTGATCACCGCGTTCGGCGGCCTGCTGCTGTCGAACAACCTGTCGGTGTACTCCGCCGGTTTGACCACGCTGACCCTCGGCCTTAAGGTCAAGCGCGTGTACGCGGTGGTGCTCGATATCATTGCGATCTTCGCCGGGTCGATCTACTTCATGCTGATCGCAGAGAGCTTCTACGGCCCGTTCATCACCTTCATTTCCTTGCTGGCCGTGCCAATCACGGCGTGGGTCGGGATCTTCGTGGTCGACTTGATCCATCGTCATTACTACAGCCCCAAAGACCTGCTGGACGTCAGCCCGAGCAGCGCCTACTGGTATCGCGGTGGCGTCGAGTGGCGCGCCTTCGGTGCATGGGCGCTGGCGATTGTGCTGGGTTTCAGTTTCACCACCATTGGCACAACCGAACAAGATGTCTGGTTCCGGGGCTTTTTGTCCGACTCCTGGCTGGGCCATAACGGCCTGGGCTGGATCGTGACGTTCCTGGTGGCCGGCGGGATTTACTGGGTGCTCGGCGGTGCCAAGGACCGCCGTGCCGCGTTGCTCGAGCCTGCGCATGTCTAGATTGCTGCACACCGGCCAGGTCATGATCGACCTGGTCATGGCCGTGGATAAGTTGCCTCAATCGGGTGGTGACGTGCTGGCGCAATCCGCCCGTTTCGAGGCTGGCGGTGGCTTCAATGTGATGGCCGCGGCACGGCGAAACGGCTTGCCGGTGATCTACCTCGGGCGCCATGGAAAGGGCCGTTTCGGCGACCTGGCCCGAGAGGCGATGACGGCTGAAGGCATTCGGATCGGCATCGATCAGAGCACTGAGCGCGACACCGGGCTGTGCGTCGCGCTGACCGAAGCCTCGGCCGAGCGCACGTTCATTTCCTGCATCGGTGCCGAAGGCGAATTGACTGCCGAAGACCTGGCGAGTGTGCCGGCCGAGGCGGGGGACTTTGTCTATGTCAGCGGCTATAGCCTGTTGCATGGCGGCAAGGCTCAGGCGCTGGTGGATTGGGTGCTGGATTTACCGGACGGGGTCAAGGTGGTGTTTGATCCGGGGCCATTGGTGGATTCGCCGGATGCGCCGCTGATGAAAGCCTTGTTGCCGCGCATCGATCTGTGGACCAGCAACCGTGTCGAGGCGCTACGGTTTACCGGGGCGACGGATATCGGCGAGGCATTGCATCGATTGGCGGATCATCTGCCGACCGAGGTGTTGACGGTGGTACGCGATGGGCCGCAAGGGTGCTGGATCAGCCAGCGCGGCGATCACCAGCCTGTGCCGGGATTCAAGGTCGAGGCGGTGGACAGCAACGGCGCGGGGGATGCTCACGCCGGCGTTTTTATCGCCGGGTTGGCGCACGGATTATCGGCAGTCGAAGCGGCGCGGCGGGCGAATGCGGCTGCGGCGTTGGCGGTTACTCGTTGGGGGCCGGCGACTTCGCCGGGGACGGCTGAGGTGGATGCGTTGATTCACGAGACTTTCGGCGCTTGAGCCACCGCTTTCGCGAGCAAGCCCGCTCCCACATGGGTTTGTGTCGTTAACAAATCCCCTGTGGGAGCGGGCTTGCCCGCGATGAGGCCCTCAAATTCACCCTCAATCCAGATCTTTAACCCGCCTTGCGCAACGCCTCGATCAACGCTTGCTTGCGCATGCTCGAGCGCCCTGGAATCTTCTTCGCCCGGGCTTCTTTCATCAGGCTGTCCACCGTCTGCGTATCGCGCGAAGC
This genomic stretch from Pseudomonas wuhanensis harbors:
- a CDS encoding ADP-ribosylglycohydrolase family protein, whose translation is MTALDRALGAFYGLALGDALGMPTQSLSRAEIKARFGEITDLQDAGPDQPIAANMPKGSITDDTEQAILIGQLLIEGEGRIEPAVLAQRLIDWEAAMQAKGSQDLLGPSTKRAIEMILAGHSLEEAGRHGTTNGAAMRITPVGIAADVADPERFIRAVVQACQVTHNTTLGIASAAAVAAVVSAGINGMDLSEALNLGQQIAQQAESHGHWVAGGRIASRISWARSISVDSDKALLGDVLYDVIGTSVASQESVVVSFALAQQVAIGEMTAFEALCMAASLGGDTDTIAAILGAMLGACLGLESWPVAMIEKVKAVNSLELEPLVQGLLALR
- a CDS encoding PfkB family carbohydrate kinase, encoding MSRLLHTGQVMIDLVMAVDKLPQSGGDVLAQSARFEAGGGFNVMAAARRNGLPVIYLGRHGKGRFGDLAREAMTAEGIRIGIDQSTERDTGLCVALTEASAERTFISCIGAEGELTAEDLASVPAEAGDFVYVSGYSLLHGGKAQALVDWVLDLPDGVKVVFDPGPLVDSPDAPLMKALLPRIDLWTSNRVEALRFTGATDIGEALHRLADHLPTEVLTVVRDGPQGCWISQRGDHQPVPGFKVEAVDSNGAGDAHAGVFIAGLAHGLSAVEAARRANAAAALAVTRWGPATSPGTAEVDALIHETFGA
- a CDS encoding purine-cytosine permease family protein, encoding MSSSNTGQSAGQLETRGIEPVPEGECNGHPLQLFWVWFAANISILGLPLGATLVAFRGLAIWQAIIVAILGAAGSFAVVGIISIAGRRGRAPSLTLSRAIFGGRGNIGPTLVSLMSRLGWETVNTTTAAFVLLSLCSILFGSPVQAKSAPLLTLVFIAVFVLLTLSVSGLGHATLLVIQRWATYVFGALNILVGGFLCATIDWSAVFNATPAPLSAMIIGIGTMAAGTGIGWANAGADMSRYQHRSVKAVRLVASAAFGAGIPLVLLITLGGLLSVGNNDLASATDPIVAIRDMLPTWMAVPYLITAFGGLLLSNNLSVYSAGLTTLTLGLKVKRVYAVVLDIIAIFAGSIYFMLIAESFYGPFITFISLLAVPITAWVGIFVVDLIHRHYYSPKDLLDVSPSSAYWYRGGVEWRAFGAWALAIVLGFSFTTIGTTEQDVWFRGFLSDSWLGHNGLGWIVTFLVAGGIYWVLGGAKDRRAALLEPAHV